In Vibrio mangrovi, the DNA window ATAATAGCAACCTGAAAAATAGGGAGTACGTGATCTCCTAACCAAGATTTTTGTATTGAGGTAAAAATAAATATGACCACAGATAAATTGGCTATCAACTCTCCGTCACAAGTTGGTGTCTGGAGTGCTGTTCTTTCAATGTCATTGTGTGTTGCCATGCTTATCGCCTCAGAATTTATGCCGGTGAGTCTGTTAACTCCGATGGCTCATGGGTTGTCTGCAACGGAAGGACAGACCGGGCAGGCGATTTCGGTCAGTGGGCTGTTTGCTGTTGTTGCAAGCCTTGCTATTACAACGGTTGCCGGAAGAATTAACCGAAAAGTAGTTTTGCTGGCGATGACCACTTTCATGTTGTTATCACTGGTAATGATTGCTGTTGCTACCAATTTCACCACCCTCATGATCGCCCGTGCACTGCTGGGAATTTGTATCGGTGGCTTCTGGTCACTGGCAACCGCAGTCATCATGCGACTTGTACCTGAAGACCGGGTTTCTTCTGCTTTGGCGGTGATGTATACCGGTCAGGCGATGGCAGCTGCTTTTGCTGCGCCAATCGGAAGCTATCTGGGCGGCATCATTGGCTGGCGGGGTGTATTCTGGGTGCTGGTTCCTATTGTGACGATAAATCTGATCTGGCAACTGATTTCTTTACCATCACTGCCAGTGAAAAAGAGCCAATCTGTCGGAGCGGTGATTCAGGTGATGAAACGTCCTTATTTTATCCGGGGCATTTTAGCCGTTCTGTTTACCTTTTCCGGTGCTTTTTCAATGTTTACCTATCTTCGGCCATTCCTCGAAACAGTGACGGGTGCCGATGTTACGTTACTATCGCAACTGCTTCTCGCTCTTGGATGTGCTGGATTTCTCGGTACCTGGATTGGTGGTAAATATGCCAATAATCATGTGGTGAGAATGCAACAGGGGATTCCGGTTTCAATGGGATTGGTCACTGCGGGTTTGCTTGCATTTGGTCAAAGTGCTGCGGCGGCAGCGCTGTTGTTGATTATCTGGGGGGCAATGAACACCGTTTTGTCTATCTGCTGGATGGCCTGGATTTCTCAGAATGTTGATGATGAGCCTGAGATTGGCGGTAGTCTGATGGTTGCGGCAATTCAGGCGGCGATTCTGTTTGGTGCCGCCTTTGGTGGTGCGCTGCTGGACAGCTTCAGTATTGAAGAAACCTTCATTGGTAGTATTACGTTATCAGCATTGGCGCTTTTGGTTGTCGGTAGCGGTAAAGGTCTGCAGAAAGCAAGATAATACGCGGATAAGAAACAATGTATTCAGCCAAATCCGCCGACAAATGTCGGCGGATTCATTTTATTAACGAAGGAAATTTTTATGACAGTTAAAGCTTATGGTTCCCTTGCAGGAGATAAACCGTTAGAAAAACTGGATATCACCCGTCGCGCACCCGGCGCACATGATGTACAAATCGATATTCTTTATTGTGGGATCTGCCACTCTGATCTTCATCAGGCCAGAGCTGAGTGGGCTGGTACGCTGTTCCCTTGTGTTCCCGGACATGAAATTGTTGGTCGCGTCAGTGCTGTTGGTGGGCATGTGACCTCTCACAATGTCGGTGATTTGGTCGGTGTTGGTTGTATGGTGGACAGTTGCCGTGAATGCTCCGAGTGTCATGACGGACTGGAAAACTACTGTGACGGTATGATCGGCACTTATAACTTCCCGACATCTGATGAGCCTGGCCACACGTTAGGTGGGTATTCACAGCAGATCGTGGTACGTGAAGAATATGTGCTGAAGATTCGTCATAAAGAAGAAGAGCTGGCAGCTGTTGCCCCGTTGCTTTGTGCCGGGATTACTACTTATTCTCCGTTGCGTCACTGGAAAGTCGGTCCGGGGATGAAAGTCGGGATCGTCGGTATTGGTGGTCTGGGTCATATGGGAATTAAACTGGCAAGTGCGATGGGCGCACATGTGGTTGCGTTCACAACTTCTGAAAGCAAGCGTGAAGAGGCAAAAGCGCTGGGAGCTGATGAAGTGATTCTGTCTAAAAGTCAGGATGAAATGGCATCGGTAGCCGGAAAGCTGGATTTCATTCTTAATACAGTTGCAGCGCCGCATGATTTGGATGCTTACCTGAATCTGCTTAAACGCGATGGCACCATGAGTCTGGTTGGCGCACCATCAGAGCCGCATCCGTCACCGGGTGTTTTCAACCTGATCTTCAAACGTCGGAGCATTGCCGGTTCGATGATTGGCGGGATTCCTGAAACGCAGGAAATGCTGGATTTCTGTGCCGAACACGGTATCACATCCGATATTGAAATGATCCGAGCCGAAGATATCGAAACTGCTTATGCTCGTATGCTTAAAGGTGATGTGAAGTATCGTTTTGTGATGGATATTGCGACGATTTAACCGGTTGATATTGCAATCAACTCAACAGAAAAATGCCTGACAATCGTCAGGCATTTACTGGCTTGGCTGAAAGTACAGCTAAGAATTATGGGTTACTCACCACATCAGAAATGGTATGCTAACCCCAGGCGCAGGGCGATCAGAGAAGTAGATTTATCATCACCTGCAACATTGATCTCGTCACTCGCGAAACTGACTTCGAAATTTGTTGATAGGTTGTCACTGAACTGATACCCCGCGCCGATTCCATACAGCAGACCAAAACCACTTTGATCGGCGTGCTGGCCGTCTAATGTCACGTCGTACTCCAGATTAGCAAGCCCGGCAATCACATAAGCTGAACCTCCCCATTTCCAATCATGACCCAGATGGGCTTTTACACCATACTGAGACTCTACATTGACGGTATCGCCGTTCGAATCATGATTATTCTGGGCTGTATCGTTGTAAAAAGCTTCGCCTGCAACAAACAATCCACTGATAAGCGGGTGTTTATATCCAACGAATACTCCGGCGGATGTCATCGAATGATCTTGCTCTTTAGTATTTGCTCCTTCATCAACAACAAATCCTGAATGGACTGCTGCAACACCAGTGTAAAGACCGTAATCTGCCGCATGAACGCCGGCGGAAGCTGATACTAATATTAATCCCGGGATGGTGAGTAATATCTTCTTTTTCATATTTTCCTTTTCCTTAGGTTGTGTTGGAACATATTGCTTCAAGTTTATTTTTCATCATGAGTTTCATCCGTATATTCCAGAATATCGCCAGGCTGGCACTGTAATACTTCACAAAGCTTTTCGAGTGTTGAAAAACGAATCGCTTTTGCCTTGCCCGTTTTCAGAATCGATACATTAGCCAGTGTCAGGCCGACCTGCTCTGAAAGTTCAGACAGTCGCATTTTTCTTTTAGCGAGCATGACATCCAGATTGACGATAATTGGCATAGTTGATCGTGTATTTCCTATGTTTTTAAATCGGTATGTTGAGAGTCATTCAAATCGTTAAGTCCGCTTCTTCCTGCATAAGCGCTGCCTGTTCCATAATCTTGGCAATCAACCAGAAAAACAGACCGGGAACCAGATAATCAACATTGAATATCAAGGCATACTGTAGATCAGGCATCTGTGGCAGGATTTGACGATAATACAAATATCCGCCAACCAGCGGGATTAAGGCCACCTCAGATAAGCATATTCCGAGGAGTAACCAGCCTGTTTTCATAAAGCAATAGGCATTTTGTACGGTAAATACCTGATTGTTGCGGTAAAACCGACATAGTCGCCAGAATTGGTACAGGATACCGAGCCATAGCACCTTTTCGATACTCAGTAATCCAAACAGAACGAGCTGATCCTGCATCGCAAAGCTGGAGAATTCTTTTGTCCACAACTCTCCCTGAAGGTAGAGCGTAATTGGGATGTCGCTGAAAAAGAAAAATCCGGTTTCGATCAGAGCAAAGATCGCGGCAGCCCAAATTAACAAATTCAGCCAGAGGGCAATCCGCTGAATTTTCGATGTTTCATCAGTCGGCGAGGTCATATATCACAACCAGTCAGTCTCTATTATTCGTGTTCACAATAAGGATAAAGGAAAATGTTGTCAAAGAAAATTTATCGTTTTTCGATAAATTTTTATTGTTATAAGCTAAATATAATCCCGGTTTTAGCGTATGTCTGGCTGCTCTAATTTACTGGATAAGGCGGTTTTTGTCGGTGAATGGAATAGAGAGTTGCGGGAAGTGCGGTTGTATCTCAATAACCTGATTACCTTTGATGAAATGCAGTTACAGCAAGAGGATGTGGTGTAGGTTGAAATGCGAAAGGAGAGCGAAGCTCCTTTATTATCGGTAGATAAAAATTGTCGTTGTTGGAGCCACAATTACGTTACTGATCTTTTTTAAGTAAGGTTCGAAGTGCGGCAATATTGGCTTTTGCACCTTTTGCTTCTTTTAGGCGGCGACGTTGATCAGCGAAGCGCTCAAACTCTAATTTTGCTTTGTCATCCATAACGAAGCCTTTGATCAGATACTCTTGTGAGGTTTGCGTTGCCCATTGGCGAAACTGAGTGCCACGGCTCGACCGGACGCGATAACCAACAGCTAAAACTAATGGCAGGCTAAAGAATTGAACATTGTATGATTTGCCATCTGCCGCAGTTGTTCGGTATAACCGAACAACTGAATTTTCGTCCAATTCACCTTCAGTAAAGATATTTTTTATACAATAACTTACCCACTTCACTTCCCGATACAGAAACTAGAAAAGATCCGTCCCAGTAAGTCATCAGAACTGAATTCACCGGTGATCTCGTTGAGATGTTGCTGGGTGATGCGCAGTTCTTCGGCGAG includes these proteins:
- a CDS encoding helix-turn-helix domain-containing protein, with amino-acid sequence MPIIVNLDVMLAKRKMRLSELSEQVGLTLANVSILKTGKAKAIRFSTLEKLCEVLQCQPGDILEYTDETHDEK
- a CDS encoding NAD(P)-dependent alcohol dehydrogenase, producing the protein MTVKAYGSLAGDKPLEKLDITRRAPGAHDVQIDILYCGICHSDLHQARAEWAGTLFPCVPGHEIVGRVSAVGGHVTSHNVGDLVGVGCMVDSCRECSECHDGLENYCDGMIGTYNFPTSDEPGHTLGGYSQQIVVREEYVLKIRHKEEELAAVAPLLCAGITTYSPLRHWKVGPGMKVGIVGIGGLGHMGIKLASAMGAHVVAFTTSESKREEAKALGADEVILSKSQDEMASVAGKLDFILNTVAAPHDLDAYLNLLKRDGTMSLVGAPSEPHPSPGVFNLIFKRRSIAGSMIGGIPETQEMLDFCAEHGITSDIEMIRAEDIETAYARMLKGDVKYRFVMDIATI
- a CDS encoding DUF2975 domain-containing protein, coding for MTSPTDETSKIQRIALWLNLLIWAAAIFALIETGFFFFSDIPITLYLQGELWTKEFSSFAMQDQLVLFGLLSIEKVLWLGILYQFWRLCRFYRNNQVFTVQNAYCFMKTGWLLLGICLSEVALIPLVGGYLYYRQILPQMPDLQYALIFNVDYLVPGLFFWLIAKIMEQAALMQEEADLTI
- a CDS encoding outer membrane protein, which translates into the protein MKKKILLTIPGLILVSASAGVHAADYGLYTGVAAVHSGFVVDEGANTKEQDHSMTSAGVFVGYKHPLISGLFVAGEAFYNDTAQNNHDSNGDTVNVESQYGVKAHLGHDWKWGGSAYVIAGLANLEYDVTLDGQHADQSGFGLLYGIGAGYQFSDNLSTNFEVSFASDEINVAGDDKSTSLIALRLGLAYHF
- a CDS encoding MFS transporter; amino-acid sequence: MTTDKLAINSPSQVGVWSAVLSMSLCVAMLIASEFMPVSLLTPMAHGLSATEGQTGQAISVSGLFAVVASLAITTVAGRINRKVVLLAMTTFMLLSLVMIAVATNFTTLMIARALLGICIGGFWSLATAVIMRLVPEDRVSSALAVMYTGQAMAAAFAAPIGSYLGGIIGWRGVFWVLVPIVTINLIWQLISLPSLPVKKSQSVGAVIQVMKRPYFIRGILAVLFTFSGAFSMFTYLRPFLETVTGADVTLLSQLLLALGCAGFLGTWIGGKYANNHVVRMQQGIPVSMGLVTAGLLAFGQSAAAAALLLIIWGAMNTVLSICWMAWISQNVDDEPEIGGSLMVAAIQAAILFGAAFGGALLDSFSIEETFIGSITLSALALLVVGSGKGLQKAR